A portion of the Chitinophagales bacterium genome contains these proteins:
- a CDS encoding glycosyltransferase family 39 protein → MLFLNNDSLALWEQDEAAYAGFAYNMLETGNFIIPDFEWSWPHRKPPFHFWMIAASYSIFGYTEFATRIPSVLAILFSLILVYYFSKRLYSQKLANWASLVFMGSLLLPVYGKIGMTDATLVFCFIGSYFSVLSYLESKKNQWLWWLLFFTSIGVLTKGPPILITTLGSLGLAFVLGKERREFLKLLIFSIVSLIPFIIWAGLSWHQDGGEFLLWWVDWYILKRTTGTVNNHTGFIGYYLLIFILCFLPWMLFLPHALKRLFLDFIKREKSSQLLFQSTWLISGWLFYEVLTSKLPSYAFAVLPIWFIYIAQSIINFKTNSSKFIRYSSLALGVFFIIVGFGIFVFKNKIPFDNLELTYLLVICLLFIFGVLYLIQIKIPWLQHRLPEIAFIFAFGLHLIAWGIALPAFESTRRFPKTISEKLVSLNSSPKHVYFSADYSMSSLPVYLAWNGYRFNTSPRENYDQHTMDTLRYSRHKLFMLQRRNLHCLDSILDSFKLTTIYGFKSDKGFVDTFFIAERKGLKASQP, encoded by the coding sequence TTGTTATTCCTAAATAATGATAGCTTGGCATTATGGGAACAAGACGAGGCAGCTTATGCGGGGTTTGCCTATAATATGCTGGAAACGGGTAACTTTATCATTCCTGATTTTGAATGGAGCTGGCCTCATAGAAAGCCTCCATTTCATTTTTGGATGATAGCGGCATCATATTCTATTTTTGGTTATACTGAATTTGCTACAAGAATTCCCTCTGTCTTAGCCATATTATTTTCCTTGATTTTAGTATACTACTTTTCAAAAAGATTGTATTCTCAGAAGCTAGCTAACTGGGCATCGTTAGTTTTTATGGGAAGTCTTCTTTTGCCAGTTTATGGAAAGATAGGCATGACGGATGCTACTTTAGTTTTTTGCTTCATTGGCAGTTATTTCAGTGTATTATCATATCTGGAGTCTAAGAAAAATCAGTGGCTTTGGTGGTTATTATTTTTTACTTCTATTGGCGTGCTTACCAAAGGTCCACCGATTTTAATCACCACATTGGGATCTTTGGGGCTTGCCTTTGTTTTAGGAAAGGAACGAAGAGAGTTTCTAAAGTTGCTGATTTTTTCTATAGTTAGTTTAATACCATTTATTATCTGGGCAGGACTTTCTTGGCATCAAGATGGTGGTGAGTTTCTCCTTTGGTGGGTGGATTGGTATATTTTGAAACGAACCACAGGTACGGTGAATAATCATACTGGTTTTATAGGCTATTATTTGCTAATTTTTATCCTCTGCTTCCTTCCTTGGATGCTTTTCTTACCACATGCATTGAAGCGACTATTTCTTGATTTTATCAAACGCGAGAAGTCTAGCCAATTGTTGTTCCAATCGACTTGGTTAATTTCTGGATGGTTATTTTATGAAGTCTTGACGAGCAAGTTGCCATCCTACGCCTTTGCAGTCCTTCCTATATGGTTTATCTATATAGCACAATCCATCATTAATTTTAAAACCAATTCTTCTAAGTTTATACGCTATTCTTCGCTAGCACTCGGTGTCTTTTTTATAATTGTCGGCTTCGGTATATTTGTTTTTAAAAACAAGATTCCATTTGATAATCTCGAGTTAACCTACCTACTTGTGATTTGTTTGTTGTTTATTTTTGGGGTTCTCTATCTGATCCAAATTAAAATTCCATGGCTACAACATCGCTTACCGGAGATAGCATTTATTTTCGCCTTTGGACTTCATTTAATAGCTTGGGGCATAGCATTACCCGCCTTTGAATCCACTCGAAGATTCCCTAAAACTATTAGTGAGAAATTGGTGTCCTTAAATTCTTCTCCGAAACATGTTTATTTTTCTGCGGACTATTCTATGTCAAGTTTGCCTGTCTATTTGGCTTGGAATGGATATCGATTTAATACTTCTCCTAGAGAAAATTACGACCAGCATACCATGGATACGCTTCGATATTCTCGTCACAAGCTCTTTATGCTTCAGCGTAGAAATCTTCATTGTTTAGATAGTATTCTGGACTCCTTTAAACTAACTACTATATACGGATTTAAAAGTGATAAAGGCTTTGTAGATACTTTTTTTATAGCTGAGCGAAAAGGTCTCAAAGCTTCCCAGCCTTGA
- the ychF gene encoding redox-regulated ATPase YchF gives MGLKCGIVGLPNVGKSTIFNALTNAKAQAANFPFCTIEPNVGVITVPDQRLTKISEIVVPEKLVPTTVEIVDIAGLVKGASKGEGLGNQFLGNIKETDAILHVIRCFEDANVIHVDGSVNPVRDKEVIDIELQLKDLETVTKAMQKYEKQAKVGSDKQAIAAMELLQQYKACLEDGKSARTIAFRDDQEWIVKTLNLLTNKPILYVCNVDEASAKTGNEHVEALKKSVKDENAEVLIISAAIEADIAQLENFEDRKAFLADLGLEQSGVEQLIQKSYSLLKLITYFTAGVKEVRAWTIHEGDTAPQAAGVIHTDFEKGFIRAEVIAYQDFIGLGGEAKVKEAGKLRVEGKEYLVKDGDIMHFRFNV, from the coding sequence ATGGGATTAAAATGTGGGATAGTAGGATTGCCAAATGTAGGGAAATCAACAATTTTCAATGCATTGACGAATGCAAAAGCACAAGCTGCCAATTTTCCTTTTTGCACGATAGAGCCGAATGTAGGTGTGATTACCGTTCCAGATCAAAGATTGACAAAAATTTCAGAAATTGTAGTACCTGAAAAACTTGTGCCTACAACGGTAGAAATCGTAGATATAGCAGGTCTGGTCAAAGGAGCCAGTAAGGGCGAAGGACTAGGCAATCAATTTCTAGGTAATATCAAAGAAACCGATGCCATATTGCATGTTATACGCTGTTTTGAAGATGCCAATGTTATCCATGTCGATGGAAGTGTGAATCCTGTTCGCGATAAAGAAGTAATCGATATAGAGCTACAGTTAAAGGATTTAGAAACGGTTACGAAAGCCATGCAAAAATATGAGAAGCAGGCTAAGGTAGGCAGTGACAAGCAAGCTATAGCAGCTATGGAACTACTCCAGCAATATAAAGCCTGTCTAGAAGATGGAAAGTCTGCTAGAACAATTGCATTTAGAGATGATCAAGAATGGATCGTTAAAACACTTAATTTATTGACCAATAAACCTATTCTCTATGTGTGCAATGTGGATGAAGCTTCGGCTAAAACTGGCAATGAACATGTAGAAGCATTGAAAAAATCCGTGAAAGACGAAAATGCAGAAGTACTCATTATCAGTGCTGCTATAGAAGCTGATATAGCTCAGTTAGAAAATTTTGAAGACAGAAAAGCATTTTTAGCAGACTTAGGTCTTGAACAATCTGGGGTAGAACAATTGATTCAAAAATCTTACTCTTTATTGAAGTTAATCACATATTTCACCGCAGGTGTCAAAGAAGTTAGAGCGTGGACTATTCATGAAGGAGACACTGCTCCTCAGGCTGCTGGAGTCATTCATACCGATTTTGAAAAAGGGTTTATACGAGCTGAAGTCATCGCCTATCAAGATTTTATAGGTTTAGGAGGTGAGGCAAAGGTAAAAGAGGCAGGAAAATTGAGGGTAGAAGGGAAAGAATATCTGGTCAAGGATGGGGATATTATGCATTTCCGCTTCAACGTCTAA
- the folP gene encoding dihydropteroate synthase, which translates to MKKDRSIQHSFNINIKGSLFTIDQPLVMGILNLTPDSFYDGGFYSTTKNILLQTEKMIKDGVDIIDIGAMSSRPYSKELPLDEELSRIRSILPELIKNFPKTIFSIDTYRSEIAEYAIDNGISIINDITAGLKDPKILQVAKKYGVPYIAMHMQGMPQNMQIKPDYQNLIQEIMYFFSERLHMMRRIGIVDIILDVGFGFGKSQTDNFSLLKNLAIFQEFNCPILVGISRKSMIYKCLGNTPQEALNGTTALHFEALRNGANILRVHDVQEAKEVIKLYMEYQKS; encoded by the coding sequence ATGAAAAAAGATAGGTCAATACAGCACAGTTTCAATATAAATATAAAGGGTTCTCTCTTCACTATCGATCAACCTTTAGTCATGGGGATTCTAAATCTTACACCAGACTCATTTTATGATGGTGGCTTTTATTCGACAACGAAAAATATCCTTTTACAAACCGAAAAAATGATAAAGGATGGTGTTGATATCATCGATATTGGAGCTATGAGTTCACGGCCTTATAGTAAAGAATTGCCTTTAGACGAAGAGCTCTCAAGAATCAGAAGTATCTTGCCAGAACTAATTAAAAACTTTCCTAAGACCATATTCAGCATCGATACCTATAGAAGTGAAATAGCAGAATATGCAATAGACAATGGAATAAGTATCATTAATGATATCACTGCAGGGCTGAAAGATCCAAAGATTTTGCAAGTAGCAAAAAAGTATGGTGTTCCCTATATAGCAATGCATATGCAAGGTATGCCTCAAAATATGCAAATTAAACCTGATTATCAGAATTTAATACAAGAAATCATGTATTTTTTTAGTGAACGACTCCACATGATGCGAAGAATAGGTATCGTCGATATTATATTGGATGTCGGATTTGGATTCGGGAAAAGTCAAACGGATAACTTCTCACTTCTTAAGAACCTAGCTATATTTCAAGAATTTAACTGTCCGATCTTAGTAGGTATATCCAGAAAAAGCATGATATATAAATGTCTAGGAAATACGCCACAGGAAGCCTTAAATGGCACTACAGCCCTTCATTTTGAGGCATTGAGAAATGGAGCTAATATACTGAGAGTTCATGATGTACAAGAAGCTAAGGAGGTCATAAAGTTATACATGGAATACCAAAAATCCTAG
- a CDS encoding DUF1599 domain-containing protein — protein MKNSTEISFKKIIADCKDVFLKKNQDYGISWTIMRLSSLTDQIFIKAKRIRNIQESKKNVIGDTQEEEFHSIINYCIMAMIIASHEEQRLSAMLFEDLKTSYEEIVDDTLNLLQRKNTDYGEVWRDMRVSSMTDIILAKLLRIKQIEDNQGQTSISEGAYSNYQDILNYSIFCIIKLSEENLG, from the coding sequence ATGAAAAATTCAACAGAAATTTCTTTTAAAAAAATCATAGCTGACTGCAAGGATGTCTTTTTAAAGAAAAATCAAGATTATGGTATCTCTTGGACTATTATGCGCTTGAGTTCATTGACCGATCAAATTTTTATTAAGGCTAAGCGTATTCGCAATATTCAGGAGTCAAAGAAAAATGTCATAGGAGATACACAAGAAGAAGAGTTTCACAGTATAATCAATTATTGTATTATGGCTATGATAATAGCTAGTCATGAAGAGCAAAGATTAAGTGCTATGTTGTTTGAAGACCTTAAAACGAGCTATGAAGAGATAGTGGATGATACTCTGAATTTATTGCAGCGAAAAAATACAGATTATGGTGAAGTTTGGCGAGATATGCGAGTTTCCTCTATGACGGATATTATCTTAGCTAAGCTCCTTAGAATAAAGCAAATCGAAGACAATCAAGGTCAAACCTCCATTTCAGAAGGAGCTTATTCCAATTACCAGGATATATTAAATTACTCTATTTTTTGCATTATTAAACTCTCTGAAGAGAATCTGGGCTAG